In the genome of Thermococcus sp. MV5, the window TAATTTCTCAAGATTCTGCATCTTCTTTGGATTTATAGCTTTAATAACCTCTTTAGTGGGGGTGTTCACTTGAAGGGTGTGGTACTTGCTGCAGGAAAAGGAGAAAGGTTAAGGCCTCTTACAGATGACAGACCCAAGGTAATGCTCAAAGTTGCCAATAAGTCAATAATAGAGTATGTATTGGAAAACATTTATCCCTTTGTAGATGAATTTATAGTTGTTGTGAGATACCATAAAGAGAAGTTAATGCAGTATCTTGGAGACGAATACGGAGGGAAACCTATAACTTATGTTGAGCAAATACAAGGAGAAGGAACCGCGAAGGCTATATACTCTGCAATTAAATATACAGAAAACGAAGAGTTTTTAGCTGTTAATGGAGACATATATTTTGAAAGAGAGGGCATAAAGATACTTCTCCAAGCATTTAGAAAACACAATGCTGATGCTGCTTTATTGGTAAAAGAATTTAAAGACTTGAGCCATTTTGGAATGGTAGAAATTGAAAAGGAATTTGTAAAAGCAATAAAGGAAAAACCCGGCGATATAAGTGGATACGCAAATTTGGGGATTTATTTCTTCAAGCCAGAAGTTTTTGAATTCATCGAAAAAACCAGTGAAAGCGAACGTGGAGAATACGAGATTACAGATACAATAAACCTCATGATTACAGAAAACAGGAAAGTTACTTATGCGGTTTATGATGGGTACTGGAATGATATCGGTAGACCATGGAACCTTCTTGAGCTGAATGAATACCTTCTCAAAAATCATCTTAAACATAATATAAAAGGCATTGTAGAGGAAGGAGCTACTATCATCCCGCCTGTAGAGATTGGAGAAGGAGCTGTTGTACGAAGCGGAGCTTACATTATAGGACCAGTGAAAATTGGGAAAAACTCAAAAATAGGCCCCAATTGCTTTATCCGCCCCTATACTAGTATAGGAAACAAATGTCATATTGGAAATGCAGTCGAAATTAAAAACTCAATAATAATGGATCACAGCAATGCCCCTCATCTAAATTACGTAGGTGACTCTATAATTGGAGAAAATACAAATCTTGGAGCTGGAACAATTACTGCTAACTTACGGCATGACAATAAAAATATAAAGGTTGAAATAAAAGGTAAACTTGAGGATAGCGGTAGAAGAAAGCTTGGGGCAATAATAGGCCATAATGTGAAAACTGGAATCAACGTCACTATATACCCCGGTAGAAAGATAGGAAGTAATTCATTCGTTGGCCCGGGATTAATAGTTGATAAAAACATTCCCCCAAATGTGCTGGTTGTAGCTAAACAAGAGAGAGGTATAATTACCCGGTGAAAAGGGATGGATTTCATACCCTATATCAACTTCATTTCGAGATGGTTATTGTTCCTAGCTGTTGCATATAAAGCGTTAAAAAGTAAAGAAAAACGATGGGGGTTAATAGCTATAGCTCTTTTTATAAACGCTCTCGACATAGAGAGTTATATCTTAGAACCTTTAGGAGTGGGCATAAAACCCGGGGCATATGAAATAACTTCCCAGCTCCCAAGTTTTCTAATAGCCACGTTTTTAGTATGGGGCGGAATACAACTCAAAAAGGATAGAAGTGAATTTAAGGATGTTGCATATTTAGGATTTTTTGCCGTTGCTGCATACATATGGATCTTTCTATCAGCTACAGACTTTTTTGACAGGTTCCCACACTCATTTACAATAAAACTCTCATTTCCATATCTTGCCTTTGGCTTTTCATTGATCTACATTGGATATATACTAAGAAGTTATGTAGTATCAAAAAAGAGTCTTGAAGAGCTATTTCCTTGGGGACTGGCTCTTTTAGGAGCAATAAACCTAACCTATCCAGTCACTCGAAATATTGAATGGCTTGTTCCTATAGCATTCCTACTTGCAGCCATTTTCAGATTTATTGCTGCTCTTGGAGCTCTGAAATTTGCCATATTTCCTGCAAAAATGGCCATATTTGAAAAACCACAAAAAGAACACCCAACGGAGATTAAAGGGATTTTTCTATTTAATAGCAAAAAAGAACTTAAGAAAAGTCTCCCAACCTTCTTCAGCGAGAACGTAGTAATGATAACAAGGAATCCACCAAAAACAGATGACTTAGATAATGTGCTAGTTTACTGGCTCACTAAGATAGAAAGTGATAACATCAGACAAGATGGGAAGATTTACCCCATCTCTCCCGCAAAAATGGACATTTTGATAGACCTTTTAACTAGAAACCTTGAAAGCGGCTACAATGCCATTTATATAGATGGATTCGAGTACTTGGTTGTAGAAAATGGATTCGAAAGTGCAGCAAAATTTTTATTCGGGCTTAGGGACAGGGTAATGAGTAATGACAAAGCTCTAGCCGTTGTTTTAGACCCAAGAACACTAGATGATAAACAATTAGCACTTCTTGAAAGAGAACTTCGACTTCAATAGATAAAAGGTGGAGAAAAGTTCAGAATCCAAGATACTCTATGAATCTCCTCGTATGTTTTACATCTCTTTGGAGTTCAATTTTTTGAAGTATTTGCCTTTCTATTGCCCTAAGAGCATCATGCACAGCTTGTATGGCACCCCATGTCTCTCCGGTAGCGATATATTGTCCCTTATCCGTTACTATTCTCATCCTAGCTTGGTAGAGATGCACTCCCCGTAGCTTTTCTGGGAACCGCCTAATGTTCAAATAGATTATTCCCTCATTGCCTAGTACTTCCTCGTACCTATCGACAAACCTTCTCATATCCACTATTATCCTTTCTCTAGTGAAATCACTCAAGTAGTGAGCATCTCCTCCAAGTTGTAAATAGAACTTAACCTTTTTTTCCACCATTCTTGAGATTGGAAGTAAGAGATCCTTTACAGTTAACACTCCCCTAACAACATTTTCCCTATCCACAATCACGAGACCATCTATCTCATACTTTCTCATTAACTCAACTGCCTCTTTGACTGATGCTTCAGGGTCTATTGTAATCACTCCCCTAATCATGATGTCTCTAAGTTGCATTGAAAATGGAGGTATTTTTTCTCCTGCCACTTCTCCGAATTGGGCCTTAAACCTTGGCTTTATGAATCGAACTATTAAGTCATGTAATGTTATGAGCCCTTCAAGCTTTCCTTCTTCGGTGACAATAGGTATTCTTGAAATTGCGTAATCCCTCATGGTTGCAAGAGCCTTTGCTACAGTATCTTCAGGACCAAGAGTAATTACATCCCTCGTCATAAATTCTTCGACTTTTCTTTTTCCAAACTCTTCTTTAACAATTCTTTCAAGAAGGGTTATATCACTTATTACACCAATAATTGAACTTTTATCCTTCCCAACGGGAAGTGAACGTAAGTCAACCTCAATCATGAGTTTGGCTGTAACACTTAAGTCTTCTTCAAGCTTTACAACTGGTGCAGTTTTATATACATCCTTAACTTTGGCTTTTATTGGATCCCACTTCAAATGGGACCTAATTATCAGATCTTGAGTCAATACCCCTTTGTACATTTTTCCATCAAAAACAACAATTAAATCGGGGTCTTCTTTTTCAAAAATTCCAATGGCCTCAGAAAGAGGGGAGTTTATATCGATTTTTGCAAATTTTTCTGTCATAACTTCCTGCACAGAAATCCCGACCATTCTCGACACCTCCTTCAATGTTATATTGGTTTTTATCCCATTTAAACCTTTCCAAGAGAGGATTTATTTAAAAGATGAAATAAAATTTTTAACCGGCCATTAATTCCAAATCTAGTTTAAAGGGATAGTGTTTCCTAAAAACCAGATAAACTCCAAATAAGGCACCAAGTGTGTTTACTAGAACATCCCTAACTTTATTTCCAATGGTTTCATGTATGAAAGAAATCTCACTTTCACTGAACTTTTCAGCTACCTCCCACCCAATACTAAGCACGAATAGGATAACAAAAGAATATATGAGCAATTTTTTCTTATTAACTCTTATATACTCCTTCCTCGTTAGATTCATTAAAATCTCAGTCACCATCAACCAAACCACCAACCCCCCAAAAAAGTGGCTTATCATGTCAGCATTTCTCCATTCTTTGTGAAAAAGATCAATAGTAGTGAAAGGCACATTCACGAGAGAAACATGAATAGCTATAAATATCCCCAAAAGTGCCATGGTCTTCACATTATAGATAGGACTTAATATCGAGGTAATTTTTGAGGGAATATCCTTAAGATATTTTTCAGCAAGGTTGGGAATATAAAGGCCGATTAGTGCCACAGTAGTACGATAAATATGGTCAATTCTCCAATAGAACAGGGCAGTTATCAACCCAAGAAAAACAATGAATCTACTTACGTTTAGTGCTGTTTTTGGCTCTATATACACCACCTAAAAAAATAGGAGTTTATCTAATTTAATGATTTTGGGTGACCTACCCAGCTTGAGGTGCGGGGGTTTCGTGAGATGAGGTATATTGAAATTACTTGTTACTATGTTACATAGTAAAAGCTATTTAAATTTTCCAGCGCTCACTTTGAAGTGCCTGCATCCTTGTCCTAAAGAACAGGGTTTTTAGAAGATAAAATTAAAAAAGAATCAATTGATGGCGGCTTGCACAGCCAAATCTGCTCTCACTATCCCATATCCATAGTAAGGATCCCATCCCAGCAAACCATGGTCTTCCGCAGTTGTGTGAAGAATTTCTCTAAGTGCTTCAACTGAAAGAACTGTTCCATACTTGTTATAGTGAGCTGCTTGAACAAGTGCGACTACTCCACTCACATGAGGTGTCGCCATTGAAGTTCCACTAAGTGTTCCGTAACTATCGTCTGGATAGGTACTTAATATATCCACACCCGGAGCACTGATCTCTACTCCTCTATTACTCCACCAGGGCACCTGATCATTAACGTCAGTCGCACCAACAGCTACAACTTCAGGATATGCCGCTGGATAGCTTGGACTTGGGGCACCATCGTTACCACTTGCTGCAACTATAATCACTCCCCAACTGTATGCCCAATTTATTGCGTCATGGAAGGATTCGACATCACTTGACCCCCCAAGACTCATGCTTATTACTTCGGCCGCATCATCCTCTGGGTCTCCAACTATTATTCCATCTCCGTCACTATCAAGTACACCATCGGGCCCTAATAAGGCCTGTTCAATCCCAAGAATTATATCACTGTATGAACCACTCCCACTTGGACCAAGAACTCTGATAGCGTATATCTCTACACTTGGAGCAACACCAACAACACCTATCTCATTGTTTAAAGCCGCCACTGTGCCAGCTACATGTGTACCATGCCCATTCTGATCCCTGTAATCCTTGGGTTTTGTTGATATCTTTCCCCTAAGTACGCTAACTCCCCATGCTAAATTGGCAACTAAATCTGGATGGTCATAGTCTATGCCCGTATCAAGTATTGCTACTTCGATCACTCCCTCACTTGAGCCATCACTCATACTCCACGCGTCTAGAGCTCTAACACGAGAAATGCCCCATGGAATTTCCTGAGAAGGTTGAGGAGGCTTTGGTTTACCAACTCCTGGAGGTTTACCCTTTAATATATGAACTTCCGCATCATACTCTACCCTAATCACACCCTTAACATTCTTCAGTCTTTCTACTGCCCGAGAAGGAAGGTCAACCACAACAATTGGAAAAATTCTTCCTTTTGCAACAACATTTCCATCCAACGCAAATATAAAACTCTCATTGAATTCTCTGTCTATTGTTACTATCACACGAACCTTTTCAATGGGAGCTCCCCATGCTACACCTACCGTAGCTCCAAATATTACAAAAACCAAAAATAGAACAAAAATCTTATAAGATTTCATGACTTTTCACCTCTTTTATAATGTTTCGCCCTACAATTATTTAACAGTTTGGGTAGTATAACTTGTATAATATCTCAAACTCTCGGTCGCAAAGAAGAGGTTCAAAAAAGACTTTTATATGGTAGCATCTTGGATAATTTAGTATTACGAAATACCAAAAAGGAGTTGAAATATGTACACATACAGATGGCTTGCTAAGCTTTCCTGTGATAGTAATTACATACACCATAACTATAGCCCGTGTAAGTTATTCATTGAGAAAACTGAAGGACTACCCGAAGATAAAATTCCACTCTTAGGGTTATTCGCAGCTGGAGTAAGCGGACAACTAGTAGCAGTACTCTTAGGCCCTTATGCTGCAGTTCTTGTAATGACAGCTGTGTTGCTAATACAAACTTTGCTTTTCGAAGATGGATAACTGCAATTGGAACCAACATACTAAATATGGGAACATTAGGAGTGTTTGTGGGTTATTGGGTTTATTCAAAACTCAAAACTTGCTCTGAGATGTAAATACAGCCCATCATTTGGAGCTCTTTAAGGAAGAAGCCACTAGAATGGAGAGAGTACTTGATTCACGACAATAGGAATTAAAAAGAGGGAATACTATAACTTATCGGGCGGGAGGTCCCCTTCCGAAAGGGAGGGGTAGTTCACTATTTCCACAATCCTTATAATATATCACTCTCAATGAGCAATAACAATCTTGTAGGTTAAGAAGAGGGTGAAAAAATATGGAGAGCGTTATTAATCAAATTAAATCTAAACTCCCAGAGAACCTTGAAGGGCTTTTAGAACTTGCATACAACTATTGGTGGAGCTGGAACAGACGTGCTACAAAAATGTGGGAAAAAATAAACCCAGAACACTGGAGAGAACATAAAAACCCTGTTAAACTTCTCCTTGATACCCCAGAAGAAAGACTAAATGAGCTCTCCAAAGATGACGACTTTATGAACCTATATGAGCTTGTTATTGATCAATTCAGACATTATATGAATCCAGAAAGTACTTGGTGCTCAACGAATTACCCAAAATGGGAAGAACCAATAATATATCTCTGTATGGAATACGGGATAAGCAAAAGTCTCCCCATTTATTCTGGT includes:
- the glmU gene encoding bifunctional sugar-1-phosphate nucleotidylyltransferase/acetyltransferase; this encodes MKGVVLAAGKGERLRPLTDDRPKVMLKVANKSIIEYVLENIYPFVDEFIVVVRYHKEKLMQYLGDEYGGKPITYVEQIQGEGTAKAIYSAIKYTENEEFLAVNGDIYFEREGIKILLQAFRKHNADAALLVKEFKDLSHFGMVEIEKEFVKAIKEKPGDISGYANLGIYFFKPEVFEFIEKTSESERGEYEITDTINLMITENRKVTYAVYDGYWNDIGRPWNLLELNEYLLKNHLKHNIKGIVEEGATIIPPVEIGEGAVVRSGAYIIGPVKIGKNSKIGPNCFIRPYTSIGNKCHIGNAVEIKNSIIMDHSNAPHLNYVGDSIIGENTNLGAGTITANLRHDNKNIKVEIKGKLEDSGRRKLGAIIGHNVKTGINVTIYPGRKIGSNSFVGPGLIVDKNIPPNVLVVAKQERGIITR
- a CDS encoding DUF835 domain-containing protein: MDFIPYINFISRWLLFLAVAYKALKSKEKRWGLIAIALFINALDIESYILEPLGVGIKPGAYEITSQLPSFLIATFLVWGGIQLKKDRSEFKDVAYLGFFAVAAYIWIFLSATDFFDRFPHSFTIKLSFPYLAFGFSLIYIGYILRSYVVSKKSLEELFPWGLALLGAINLTYPVTRNIEWLVPIAFLLAAIFRFIAALGALKFAIFPAKMAIFEKPQKEHPTEIKGIFLFNSKKELKKSLPTFFSENVVMITRNPPKTDDLDNVLVYWLTKIESDNIRQDGKIYPISPAKMDILIDLLTRNLESGYNAIYIDGFEYLVVENGFESAAKFLFGLRDRVMSNDKALAVVLDPRTLDDKQLALLERELRLQ
- a CDS encoding S8 family peptidase, with amino-acid sequence MKSYKIFVLFLVFVIFGATVGVAWGAPIEKVRVIVTIDREFNESFIFALDGNVVAKGRIFPIVVVDLPSRAVERLKNVKGVIRVEYDAEVHILKGKPPGVGKPKPPQPSQEIPWGISRVRALDAWSMSDGSSEGVIEVAILDTGIDYDHPDLVANLAWGVSVLRGKISTKPKDYRDQNGHGTHVAGTVAALNNEIGVVGVAPSVEIYAIRVLGPSGSGSYSDIILGIEQALLGPDGVLDSDGDGIIVGDPEDDAAEVISMSLGGSSDVESFHDAINWAYSWGVIIVAASGNDGAPSPSYPAAYPEVVAVGATDVNDQVPWWSNRGVEISAPGVDILSTYPDDSYGTLSGTSMATPHVSGVVALVQAAHYNKYGTVLSVEALREILHTTAEDHGLLGWDPYYGYGIVRADLAVQAAIN
- a CDS encoding CBS domain-containing protein; protein product: MVGISVQEVMTEKFAKIDINSPLSEAIGIFEKEDPDLIVVFDGKMYKGVLTQDLIIRSHLKWDPIKAKVKDVYKTAPVVKLEEDLSVTAKLMIEVDLRSLPVGKDKSSIIGVISDITLLERIVKEEFGKRKVEEFMTRDVITLGPEDTVAKALATMRDYAISRIPIVTEEGKLEGLITLHDLIVRFIKPRFKAQFGEVAGEKIPPFSMQLRDIMIRGVITIDPEASVKEAVELMRKYEIDGLVIVDRENVVRGVLTVKDLLLPISRMVEKKVKFYLQLGGDAHYLSDFTRERIIVDMRRFVDRYEEVLGNEGIIYLNIRRFPEKLRGVHLYQARMRIVTDKGQYIATGETWGAIQAVHDALRAIERQILQKIELQRDVKHTRRFIEYLGF